One Euphorbia lathyris chromosome 1, ddEupLath1.1, whole genome shotgun sequence DNA segment encodes these proteins:
- the LOC136211100 gene encoding ABC transporter C family member 10-like yields MEERFWTIFCDDTECSTDSVKKCGNSSFSSLMDPYSSSNIIVIISADILLLLIIFSISIHKSVSRKPIEVQAPSLSHYFSRLLCISSIFNAILGLAYLGLGLWNLVEQVSIDHSILPLYTWVVNLLQGFSWLLVNFIVCLPKLFLPYIPAMKVCSVFTFLFAGFLSISSLLVAVIDKTVSIQLILNALTFPGAVLLLLYCFKKHISTDPTASIENHGFYAPLPSEEANATGEINLNENTTPFARAGFFSKMSFWWMNPLMKKGKDKILEDEDIPLLREEDRAKACYLAYMEEVRKQKQKVSSDSASMLPVIISLHWKQILISGFFALIKVLTVSSGPLFLKAFIEVAQGNGALKYEGYALTVGLFLVKVFESLSERQWNFRTRLIGIQVRSMLSATIYQKQLHLSNLAKAAHSPGEIVNYVASDAYRIGEFPYWFHQIWTTSIQLCLSLAIMYYTVGLATIAAFIAIVMTVLGSSPLIKTQIKYQRKLMEKQDERLKAITEALANMKVLKLYAWQTHFKNLIAGLREEELHCISKLLLQKAYNLVLFWSCPVVIPAVTFWACYFLRISLTAGSVFTFLATLRIAQEPVRFFPEVLGIFIEAKVSLDRIQRFLEEPELQKRNVLQNCSSKELKESVFIRSSEIFWDANPSAKPSLRNINLVVHEGEKVAVCGEVGSGKSTLLAAVLGEVPKITGTVHVHGKIAYVPQVAWIQTGTIQENILFGSELDQVRYHEVIKRCSLVKDLEMLPFGDLTQIGEKGVNLSGGQKQRIQLARALYQDSDVYLLDDPFSAVDAHTATFLFNEYVIGALSGKTVLLVTHQVDFLPAFNSILLMSGGEIIREATYDELLASSQEFQDLVNAHKNTAGYGERQNDHANGKRIEASYKGEIQTAYIQEQLREPMADQLIKEEEREAGNTGLKPYLQYLRHGKGFLHFSLGTIFHVMFLIGLLIQNYWLAANIQNFYVSRIRLFTVYTATGLIVALVLLLRSLCIVILGFGASKSIFSSLSCSLFYAPMSFYDSTPLGRILSRVSSDLSIIDTEAAYKMLIASGSTISSYSNFLVLAFLTWPVLFVIVPMLYISSKLQAYYYASTKELMRINGTSKSSAASQLAESITGAMVIRAFRQEDQFFSKNLDLIDRNASSYFHNFSANEWLIERLEFLCAIVLSSAALALTSLKLGASASGFIGMELSYGLSLNLFLVGSIQTQCLLSNLIVSVERVEQYMLIPSEAPEVIEGSRPEPNWPAVGKVEICNLKVRYRPTAPLVLHGISCTIEGGHKIGIVGRTGSGKTTLISALFRLVEPAEGKIVVDGIDISTIGLHDLRSHLAIIPQDPTLFVGSVRYNLDPLSEYTDQQIWQVVEKCHLRAAIQGKEDGLNSPVTQDGSNWSMGQRQLFCLGRALLKRSRILVLDEATASIDNWTDSVIQKTIRTEFSDCTIITVAHRIPTVMDCTMVLAISDGKLAEYDEPLKLMSKEGSIFSQLVREYWSHTRSSSC; encoded by the exons ATGGAGGAGAGATTTTGGACCATATTCTGTGATGATACTGAATGTTCTACTGATTCTGTCAAGAAATGTGGCAACTCAAGCTTTTCCTCGTTAATGGATCCATATTCATCCAGCAATATCATTGTGATCATTTCTGCTGATATTCTACTTTTACTGattatcttttctatatctataCATAAATCAGTATCAAGGAAGCCTATAGAAGTACAAGCACCATCTCTGTCTCATTATTTCTCACGATTGTTATGTATTTCATCCATTTTCAATGCCATTTTAGGTTTGGCTTATCTGGGCTTAGGATTATGGAATCTTGTTGAGCAAGTTAGCATAGACCATTCTATCTTGCCATTGTACACATGGGTAGTAAATTTATTGCAAGGGTTCTCATGGTTGCTTGTGAATTTTATAGTATGCCTTCCAAAACTGTTCCTTCCATACATTCCAGCAATGAAAGTTTGTTCAGTTTTCACTTTCTTGTTTGCTGGATTTCTCTCCATTTCATCTCTTTTGGTGGCTGTTATTGATAAAACTGTGTCGATTCAGTTGATTTTGAATGCTTTAACCTTTCCTGGAGCTGTGCTTCTTCTCCTTTATTGCTTTAAGAAGCACATTTCTACAGACCCAACTGCAAGCATTGAAAATCATGGTTTCTATGCACCATTGCCAAGTGAGGAAGCAAATGCCACTGGTGAAATCAATTTGAATGAAAATACTACACCTTTTGCGAGAGCTGGGTTTTTCAGTAAAATGTCATTTTGGTGGATGAATCCATTAATGAAGAAGGGTAAGGATAAAATACTTGAGGATGAAGATATACCACTACTAAGAGAGGAAGATCGAGCAAAGGCTTGTTACTTAGCTTACATGGAGGAAGTAagaaaacagaaacagaaagtATCATCTGATTCCGCCTCTATGTTGCCGGTGATCATTTCCTTGCATTGGAAACAAATTTTGATCTCTGGGTTCTTTGCATTGATTAAGGTACTCACTGTATCTTCTGGCCCTCTATTTTTAAAAGCATTCATTGAGGTTGCTCAAGGGAACGGAGCTTTGAAGTATGAAGGTTATGCATTGACAGTTGGATTGTTTCTTGTAAAAGTTTTCGAGTCTCTATCAGAAAGACAATGGAATTTTCGAACACGACTGATTGGAATCCAAGTAAGATCGATGCTATCTGCTACAATCTACCAAAAGCAACTACATctatcaaatttggctaaggcAGCTCATTCTCCTGGTGAGATAGTTAACTATGTGGCTTCTGATGCTTATAGAATTGGTGAGTTCCCATACTGGTTTCATCAGATATGGACAACAAGCATTCAACTTTGTCTATCCTTAGCTATTATGTATTATACTGTTGGGCTGGCAACTATTGCAGCTTTTATCGCCATTGTTATGACTGTGCTTGGAAGTTCTCCACTGATTAAAACACAGATTAAATATCAAAGAAAGCTAATGGAAAAACAAGATGAGAGGCTTAAGGCCATAACGGAGGCACTTGCTAATATGAAGGTCTTGAAGTTGTATGCTTGGCAAACACATTTCAAGAATCTTATCGCTGGATTAAGAGAAGAAGAACTTCACTGCATATCAAAATTACTACTACAAAAAGCATACAATCTGGTTTTGTTTTGGTCCTGCCCTGTTGTGATACCAGCAGTTACATTTTGGGCATGTTATTTCCTCAGAATTTCACTCACTGCTGGCAGTGTATTCACATTCCTTGCAACTTTGCGCATTGCCCAAGAACCAGTTAGGTTTTTCCCAGAAGTTTTGGGAATCTTCATTGAAGCAAAGGTTTCACTAGATCGGATTCAGAGGTTTCTTGAAGAGCCAGAATTACAGAAAAGAAATGTTCTGCAGAATTGCAGCAGCAAAGAGCTCAAGGAGTCCGTTTTTATTCGATCTAGTGAAATTTTTTGGGATGCTAATCCCTCAGCAAAGCCTTCATTAAGGAATATTAACTTGGTGGTTCATGAAGGCGAAAAGGTGGCTGTCTGCGGAGAAGTTGGTTCCGGAAAATCAACCCTTTTAGCTGCAGTGCTTGGAGAAGTTCCTAAAATCACTGGAACT GTTCATGTTCATGGAAAGATAGCATATGTTCCTCAAGTTGCATGGATCCAAACTGGGACCATACAAGAAAATATTCTGTTTGGGTCTGAACTggatcaagttagatatcatgAAGTGATTAAGAGATGTTCCCTAGTGAAGGACCTTGAGATGCTTCCATTTGGGGACCTCACTCAGATTGGAGAAAAAGGTGTCAATTTGAGTGGTGGACAGAAACAACGCATTCAACTCGCTCGTGCTCTATATCAGGATTCTGATGTATATCTCTTGGATGATCCCTTCAGTGCAGTCGATGCACATACAGCAACCTTCTTGTTCAAT GAATATGTTATTGGAGCTTTGTCAGGCAAGACAGTGCTGCTAGTCACCCACCAAGTCGACTTTCTTCCGGCTTTTAATTCTATTTTG TTGATGTCTGGTGGGGAAATAATTAGAGAAGCTACTTATGATGAGTTGTTGGCTTCCAGTCAGGAATTTCAAGATCTTGTCAATGCACACAAGAATACAGCTGGTTACGGTGAAAGGCAAAATGATCATGCTAATGGAAAAAGAATTGAAGCTTCTTACAAAGGGGAAATCCAGACAGCTTATATTCAAGAACAATTAAGAGAACCTATGGCGGATCAATtaattaaagaagaagaaagagaagcaGGAAACACTGGTTTGAAGCCTTATTTGCAGTACTTGAGACATGGCAAAGGCTTTTTACATTTCTCTTTGGGAACCATATTCCATGTCATGTTTTTAATTGGCCTACTGATTCAGAATTATTGGTTAGCTGCCAACATCCAGAATTTTTATGTGAGCAGAATTCGCTTGTTCACAGTTTACACTGCAACAGGTCTTATTGTGGCATTAGTTCTGCTCCTGAGATCCTTATGTATAGTTATACTCGGATTTGGCGCTTCGAAATCTATATTTTCTTCTCTATCGTGCTCTCTTTTTTATGCACCAATGTCTTTTTATGACTCCACACCTCTTGGAAGAATACTCAGCAGA GTGTCATCTGATTTGAGCATCATTGACACTGAAGCGGCTTACAAAATGTTGATAGCATCCGGCTCAACCATCAGCTCATACTCCAATTTTTTAGTACTGGCTTTTCTTACTTGGCCAGTCTTGTTTGTAATAGTTCCCATGCTTTATATCAGTTCAAAATTGCAG GCATACTACTATGCTTCTACGAAAGAGTTGATGCGAATCAACGGCACAAGTAAGTCATCAGCTGCAAGCCAACTTGCTGAATCAATTACAGGAGCGATGGTAATAAGAGCTTTCAGGCAAGAAGACCAATTCTTTTCAAAGAATCTAGACCTCATTGACAGAAATGCAAGTTCATACTTCCATAACTTTTCTGCAAATGAGTGGTTGATTGAACGTCTGGAATTTCTGTGTGCAATTGTTCTCTCTTCTGCAGCACTTGCCCTGACATCACTTAAACTTGGAGCTTCTGCTTCTG GATTTATTGGAATGGAGCTATCTTATGGCCTTTCATTGAACCTGTTTCTCGTTGGTTCGATACAGACCCAGTGTCTACTGTCAAACTTAATTGTTTCTGTAGAAAGGGTGGAACAGTACATGCTTATTCCCAGTGAAGCTCCAGAAGTAATTGAAGGTAGTAGACCTGAGCCCAACTGGCCTGCTGTTGGTAAAGTGGAAATATGTAATCTGAAG GTTCGATATCGACCAACTGCTCCGCTAGTTCTTCATGGAATAAGTTGCACCATTGAAGGAGGACATAAAATTGGGATAGTTGGAAGAACTGGGAGTGGAAAAACAACTCTTATTAGCGCCTTGTTTCGTCTGGTTGAGCCTGCAGAAGGGAAAATAGTTGTAGATGGCATTGACATTTCCACAATTGGGCTTCATGATCTAAGATCACATTTGGCAATCATCCCGCAGGATCCAACTCTTTTTGTTGGCTCTGTCCGATACAACTTGGACCCCTTGTCAGAGTATACAGATCAACAAATATGGCAG GTTGTAGAGAAATGTCATCTTAGAGCAGCCATTCAAGGAAAAGAAGATGGCCTGAATTCTCCAG TGACACAGGATGGATCAAATTGGAGCATGGGTCAACGACAACTATTTTGTCTAGGACGAGCATTACTAAAGAGAAGCAGGATACTAGTACTGGATGAAGCCACTGCATCTATAGACAATTGGACAGATTCTGTCATTCAGAAAACCATAAGAACAGAATTTTCAGACTGCACTATAATAACTGTGGCTCACAGAATCCCAACTGTGATGGACTGCACTATGGTGCTTGCCATTAGTGATG GGAAACTAGCAGAGTATGATGAGCCATTGAAGCTGATGAGTAAGGAAGGATCTATATTTTCCCAGCTTGTAAGGGAATACTGGTCTCACACTAGAAGCAGTAGCTGTTGA